In Bacteroidales bacterium, the sequence GGAAGTCATTACATACCCGGATGTGGTAGATATCCTTTACCAAATGGGATTCTCAGCTGCCGATAGCCAGCCGGTAAGCCAACCTCCCAGAAAATTATACCGGCAAACCCAGAATAAAATGATCGGAGGGGTATGCACGGGTTTGGGCGAATATTTTGACGTGGATCCGGTAGCCATCCGCATCATTTTCCTAATCGCTTTCTTTTTAGGATCAATG encodes:
- a CDS encoding PspC domain-containing protein, which gives rise to MKRVITVHVANTVFQIEEDAYTYLNNVMNNQWKKEELEMQVSERLQQKLSGNKEVITYPDVVDILYQMGFSAADSQPVSQPPRKLYRQTQNKMIGGVCTGLGEYFDVDPVAIRIIFLIAFFLGSM